One segment of Schistocerca cancellata isolate TAMUIC-IGC-003103 chromosome 2, iqSchCanc2.1, whole genome shotgun sequence DNA contains the following:
- the LOC126161675 gene encoding 60S acidic ribosomal protein P0, with translation MGREDKVTWKTNYFTKLVQLLDDYPKCFIVGADNVGSKQMQQIRMSLRDSAVVLMGKNTMMRKAIRGHLERNPALEKLLPHIRGNVGFVFTRGDLVEVRDKLLENKVRAPARNGAIAPCPVIIPAQNTGLGPEKTSFFQALSIPTKISKGTIEIINDVHILKEGDKVGASDATLLNMLNISPFSYGLVVEMVYDSGTIFEPAILDIKPEDLRVKFMEGVCRLAAVCLSIGYPTIASAPHSIINGFKNLLAIAATTEIEFKEAQTVKEFLKDPSKFAAVAAATTAAPAAAAAAPAESKKEEAKEESESDEDMGFGLFD, from the exons ATGGGTAGGGAGGACAAAGTAACATGGAAAACCAATTACTTCACAAAACTAGTC CAATTACTGGACGACTATCCAAAATGTTTTATCGTCGGTGCCGACAATGTTGGTTCAAAGCAAATGCAACAGATCAGGATGAGCCTGAGAGACAGCGCTGTAGTTCTGATGGGAAAGAACACCATGATGCGGAAAGCCATCAGGGGTCATCTGGAGCGAAATCCTGCCCTTGAGAA GCTGCTGCCACATATTCGTGGGAATGTTGGCTTTGTTTTCACACGAGGAGACCTAGTGGAAGTTAGAGACAAGCTTTTGGAAAACAAAGTACGTGCTCCTGCAAGGAATGGAGCAATTGCACCCTGCCCTGTGATCATTCCAGCTCAAAATACAGGTCTTGGGCCAGAGAAGACATCATTCTTCCAGGCCCTATCCATTCCCACGAAGATTTCCAAGGGAACAATTGAAATTATT AATGATGTTCATATTTTAAAAGAGGGTGACAAGGTTGGTGCTAGCGATGCAACACTGCTGAACATGTTGAACATCTCTCCATTTTCTTATGGTTTAGTGGTAGAGATGGTGTATGATTCTGGTACCATCTTTGAGCCTGCCATATTGGATATTAAACCTGAAGATCTCAGAGTTAAGTTCATGGAG GGTGTCTGCAGATTGGCTGCTGTTTGTTTGTCCATTGGATATCCAACTATTGCATCAGCACCTCATAGCATTATCAATGGATTCAAGAACTTGTTGGCCATTGCTGCTACAACTGAAATTGAATTTAAGGAAGCGCAGACTGTCAAAGAATTCCTTAAG GATCCATCGAAGTTCGCTGCAGTAGCTGCAGCAACAACAGCTGCTCCTGCAGCAGCAGCTGCCGCTCCTGCGGAATCTAAGAAGGAAGAGGCTAAGGAGGAGAGTGAAAGTGATGAGGATATGGGCTTTGGGTTATTTGATTAA